One window from the genome of Malus domestica chromosome 01, GDT2T_hap1 encodes:
- the LOC103448569 gene encoding uncharacterized protein, whose product MSVTAGVSDTVIAVRDKLRGKIGQTKVKRYWPGKAPEWADDADEDGEFRMSKVPGFPTHDSDIVRKDDPRLRRLAESRIDNREDVRADHRRIRQAEIVSTIEEEAKRQEGLEAEEEDADAQEERRRKIRERLLQREQEELLPSEDEEDVQEEEEEESEYDTDSDEELTGMVMLKPVFVPKSERDTIAERERLEAEEWALEESRKKKLAERKRETKQIVVEEIRKDEEIQKGMELEANIEDIDTDDEVNEAEEYDAWKAREIARIKRDREDREAMLKEKEEIERVRNMTEEERREWERKNPRPAPRPKQKWRFMQKYYHKGAFFQSDADDYAATAGTDGIYTRDVSAPTGEDKMDKTILPKVMQVKHFGRSGRTKWTHLVNEDTTDWNNPWTYNDPLRAKYNAKMAGMNVPIAKPKGSKKLKDWESR is encoded by the exons ATGTCAGTAACAGCAGGTGTAAGTGATACTGTGATTGCAGTGAGGGATAAGCTCAGAGGTAAAATTGGGCAAACTAAGGTTAAAAGGTATTGGCCTGGAAAAGCTCCTGAGTGGGCAGATGATGCCGACGAGGATGGGGAGTTTAGGATGTCCAAGGTGCCCGGTTTTCCCACTCACGATTCTGACATTGTTAGGAAAGATGATCCTAGACTGCGTCGTTTGGCTGAGAGCAGGATAGATAATCGTGAGGATGTTAGAGCTGATCATAGGCGTATCCGGCAAGCTGAGATTGTTTCAACAATTGAAGAGGAAGCCAAGAGGCAGGAAGGGTTGGAAGCAGAGGAAGAGGACGCAGATGCccaggaagaaagaagaaggaagattaGGGAGAGGTTGCTTCAGAGGGAGCAAGAAGAACTCCTTCCCTCAGAAGATGAGGAAGATGTacaggaagaggaggaagaggaatcTGAGTATGATACTGACTCGGACGAAGAGCTTACTGGTATGGTGATGCTAAAGCCTGTCTTTGTTCCCAAGTCGGAGAGAGATACTATTGCTGAGCGTGAGCGACTTGAGGCTGAAGAATGGGCCCTTGAGGAATCTAGGAAGAAGAAATTGGCGGAACGGAAGAGAGAGACAAAGCAGATTGTGGTTGAGGAGATTCGGAAGGATGAAGAGATTCAGAAGGGTATGGAACTGGAAGCAAATATTGAAGATATTGATACTGATGATGAAGTAAACGAGGCAGAAGAGTATGATGCTTGGAAGGCCCGAGAGATTGCCAGGATCAAAAGGGATAGGGAAGATCGGGAAGCAATGttgaaggaaaaagaagagattgaaaggGTCAGAAACATGACAGAAGAAGAGAGGAGGGAGTGGGAGAGAAAGAATCCAAGACCTGCACCACGACCAAAGCAGAAGTGGAGGTTCATGCAGAAATATTACCACAAAGGTGCTTTCTTCCAGTCAGATGCTGATGACTATGCAGCAACGGCTGGAACTGATGGAATTTACACACGTGATGTCTCTGCCCCAACTGGAGAAGATAAGATGGACAAAACAATATTACCCAAGGTCATGCAGGTCAAACATTTTGGTCGTAGTGGAAGGACGAAGTGGACCCATCTTGTCAATGAGGATACCACTGATTGGAACAATCC GTGGACATATAATGATCCTCTTCGGGCAAAGTATAATGCTAAAATGGCAGGAATGAATGTGCCTATTGCAAAACCCAAAGGAAGCAAGAAATTGAAGGATTGGGAGTCTCGGTGA